The following are encoded together in the Cicer arietinum cultivar CDC Frontier isolate Library 1 chromosome 2, Cicar.CDCFrontier_v2.0, whole genome shotgun sequence genome:
- the LOC101494427 gene encoding thaumatin-like protein yields the protein MATTSLHLFIFIFIFISISLTANGTQLILVNNCKESVWPGILGSAGHTSPKDGGFHLCSGEEVVLDLPNGWSGRIWGRQGCCFDTTGKGSCQTGDCAGLLNCNGNGGVPPATLIEMTLGTSQSDLHFYDVSLVDGFNLPVSMKPIDGGVGCGVAGCEADLNFCCPYGLVVKKEGKVVGCKSACLAAKSDRYCCTGEFASPKMCKPSVFALLFKTICPRAYSYAYDDSVGLRTCKATRYVVTFCPSN from the exons ATGGCTACAACTTCCTTGCAtctcttcattttcattttcattttcatctcCATCTCTCTCACAG CAAATGGGACACAACTCATATTGGTTAACAATTGCAAAGAGAGTGTGTGGCCAGGAATCCTAGGAAGTGCAGGGCACACATCACCAAAAGATGGTGGTTTTCATCTTTGCAGTGGAGAAGAGGTAGTTTTAGACCTCCCAAATGGATGGTCAGGTAGAATATGGGGAAGACAAGGTTGTTGCTTTGACACAACAGGAAAAGGGTCATGTCAAACAGGTGATTGTGCAGGTCTTTTAAACTGCAATGGCAATGGTGGTGTCCCACCAGCTACACTAATTGAAATGACACTTGGAACTTCACAATCAGATTTGCATTTCTATGATGTTAGTTTGGTTGATGGATTTAACCTTCCTGTTTCAATGAAGCCTATAGATGGTGGTGTTGGTTGTGGTGTAGCTGGTTGTGAAGctgatttgaatttttgttgtcCATATGGACTTGTTgtgaaaaaggaaggaaaagttGTTGGATGTAAGAGTGCTTGTTTGGCTGCAAAATCTGATAGGTATTGTTGTACTGGGGAGTTTGCTAGTCCTAAAATGTGTAAGCCAAGTGTGTTTGCTCTTCTTTTCAAGACTATTTGTCCTCGAGCTTATAGTTATGCTTATGATGATTCGGTGGGGCTTAGGACTTGTAAAGCAACTAGATATGTCGTTACATTTTGTCCGTCAAATTGA